One Nonomuraea angiospora DNA segment encodes these proteins:
- a CDS encoding enoyl-CoA hydratase-related protein, producing the protein MIRYDVADTVATITLDRPDAMNSLTAETKDALLGALRRAAGDAAIRAVLLTGSGRAFCAGQDLREHAENLEAGRGLADTVRVHYNPIVELITTMAKPVVAAVNGVAAGAGASLAFACDLRVASEKAKFALAFAGIGLVPDSGASWTLQRLVGQGRAAELLLLGEPLDAARALELGLVTRVVPADDVLKTAHELAVRLAHGPTLAYAATKRALAYAATHSLTDSLAMEADLQDECAATLDHLNATRAFLAKERPTFRAE; encoded by the coding sequence TTGATCCGCTATGACGTGGCCGACACGGTCGCCACCATCACGCTCGACCGCCCCGACGCCATGAACTCGCTGACCGCCGAGACCAAGGACGCGCTCCTCGGCGCGCTGCGCCGCGCGGCGGGCGACGCCGCGATCAGGGCCGTGCTGCTGACCGGCTCGGGCCGGGCCTTCTGCGCGGGCCAGGACCTGCGCGAGCACGCCGAGAACCTGGAGGCGGGTCGCGGCCTGGCCGACACGGTCCGCGTCCACTACAACCCGATCGTGGAGCTGATCACCACCATGGCCAAGCCCGTGGTGGCCGCGGTCAACGGCGTCGCCGCGGGCGCGGGCGCGTCCCTGGCCTTCGCCTGCGACCTGCGGGTGGCCTCGGAGAAGGCGAAGTTCGCGCTGGCGTTCGCCGGCATCGGCCTGGTGCCCGACTCGGGCGCCTCCTGGACGCTGCAGCGCCTGGTAGGTCAGGGCCGCGCGGCCGAGCTGCTGCTGCTCGGCGAGCCGCTCGACGCGGCCCGAGCGCTGGAGCTGGGCCTGGTCACGCGCGTGGTGCCCGCCGACGACGTCCTGAAGACCGCCCACGAGCTGGCCGTACGCCTCGCGCACGGCCCGACCCTCGCCTACGCCGCCACCAAGCGGGCGCTGGCCTACGCCGCGACCCACTCGCTGACCGACTCGCTCGCCATGGAGGCCGACCTCCAGGACGAGTGCGCCGCCACCCTGGATCACCTGAACGCCACCCGCGCCTTCCTCGCCAAGGAACGCCCGACGTTCCGCGCCGAGTGA
- a CDS encoding polysaccharide lyase 8 family protein — protein MTPPPDPRAPDPRAPDPRAPDPRAPNPAAQELAAQELAAFDALRAGALGLLTGGGIDVSDPVYAGPLARLSEAAGGLLASMAPGTLWPDLPPAGGPGNVTGSYGRLRRIATAWATPGTAQHGDDAVAARLVDALDVLHERHYNERLPETGNWWFWEIGTPAHLSRLCVLLGDRLDAARLDAYLAAVDRFCPDADRRTGNPQAGESGANRADKASIVAFRGIAGRSADKLALARDGLSDVRDGGLRSVFRHVESGDGFYRDGSFIQHECVAYTGSYGLSLLVAVAEALALLGGSPWQVRDPGLPVVLDAVERSYAPFVHDGLLMDTVRGRAATRQAFSDAVAGHGLIGAVLLLAGSAPEPYAGRFKELAKGWIERGKARPYLEHADVPETRRAVAVLRDGSVEAAPGPIGHFVFPSMDRIVHRRPTWSFALSLSSRRIAAYEAINGENLHGWYTGDGMTYLYTSDLGQFGEDFWPTVDPYRLPGTTVDDRERADLSFRAHCPPGAWAGGAVLGGRYGAAVMEVTSEGVSLRARKSWFFLDAAVVALGSGITGSDGRRVVTVVENRATDATPHVGDGWAHLPGVAGYVLDGAQCAVETRTGRWRDINAGDDTGGAVEPVTRRYASLWIDHGVNPVNASYAYTVLPGAAREQTRRYRGRRPVRVAANTAELQAVRARGLLAAVFWTAGTIGEIAVDAPCVVIVRRAGGRVAVAVADPSRTVDVVTITLGHPVRGLIRADETVTARAGEPTAVTVELGGSLGATHTFEFGLSANGPRSPRCDR, from the coding sequence GTGACGCCCCCACCGGACCCTCGCGCACCGGACCCTCGCGCACCGGACCCTCGCGCACCGGACCCTCGCGCACCGAACCCGGCCGCGCAGGAGCTCGCCGCGCAGGAGCTCGCGGCGTTCGACGCTCTTCGCGCGGGCGCGCTCGGCCTGCTCACCGGCGGCGGGATCGACGTCTCCGACCCGGTCTACGCCGGGCCGCTGGCCAGGCTGAGCGAGGCCGCCGGCGGCCTGCTGGCCTCGATGGCGCCCGGAACGCTCTGGCCGGACCTGCCGCCCGCCGGCGGCCCCGGCAACGTCACGGGCAGCTACGGCCGCCTCCGGCGGATCGCCACGGCCTGGGCCACGCCCGGCACCGCGCAGCACGGCGACGACGCCGTAGCGGCCCGGCTGGTGGACGCGCTCGACGTGCTCCACGAGCGCCACTACAACGAGCGGCTCCCCGAGACGGGCAACTGGTGGTTCTGGGAGATCGGCACGCCCGCCCACCTGAGCCGGTTGTGCGTGCTGCTCGGCGACCGGCTCGACGCCGCCAGGCTCGACGCCTACCTGGCGGCCGTGGACCGGTTCTGCCCGGACGCCGACCGCCGGACCGGCAACCCGCAGGCGGGCGAGAGCGGCGCCAACCGGGCCGACAAGGCCTCCATCGTCGCCTTCCGCGGCATCGCGGGGCGCAGCGCGGACAAGCTGGCGCTGGCCCGCGACGGCCTGTCGGACGTGCGCGACGGCGGGCTCAGGAGCGTGTTCCGCCACGTCGAGTCCGGCGACGGCTTCTACCGCGACGGGTCGTTCATCCAGCACGAGTGCGTCGCCTACACCGGCTCCTACGGCCTGTCGCTGCTCGTCGCGGTCGCCGAGGCGCTCGCGCTCCTGGGCGGTTCGCCGTGGCAGGTCCGCGATCCGGGCCTGCCCGTGGTCCTGGACGCGGTCGAGCGGTCGTACGCGCCGTTCGTCCACGACGGGCTGCTCATGGACACGGTCAGGGGGCGGGCGGCCACGCGGCAGGCGTTCTCCGACGCCGTGGCCGGCCACGGCCTGATCGGCGCCGTCCTGCTGCTGGCCGGGAGCGCGCCCGAGCCGTACGCCGGCCGGTTCAAGGAGCTGGCCAAGGGGTGGATCGAGCGCGGCAAGGCCCGCCCGTACCTGGAGCACGCGGACGTGCCGGAGACCCGGCGGGCGGTCGCGGTGCTGCGTGACGGGAGCGTCGAGGCCGCGCCCGGGCCCATCGGGCACTTCGTGTTCCCCTCGATGGACCGGATCGTGCACCGGCGGCCCACCTGGTCGTTCGCGCTCAGCCTGTCGTCACGCCGGATCGCCGCGTACGAGGCGATCAACGGGGAGAACCTGCACGGCTGGTACACCGGCGACGGCATGACCTACCTCTACACGAGCGACCTGGGCCAGTTCGGAGAGGACTTCTGGCCGACGGTGGACCCGTATCGGCTGCCCGGGACCACCGTCGACGACCGCGAGCGCGCGGACCTCTCCTTCCGCGCCCACTGCCCGCCCGGCGCGTGGGCCGGCGGCGCGGTGCTCGGCGGCCGGTACGGGGCCGCCGTCATGGAGGTGACGAGCGAGGGCGTGAGCCTGCGGGCGCGCAAGTCGTGGTTCTTCCTCGACGCGGCCGTGGTGGCGCTCGGCAGCGGCATCACCGGCTCGGACGGGCGCCGGGTGGTGACCGTGGTGGAGAACCGCGCCACGGACGCGACGCCGCACGTCGGCGACGGCTGGGCGCACCTGCCCGGAGTCGCGGGCTACGTGCTGGACGGCGCTCAGTGCGCCGTGGAGACGCGTACGGGCAGGTGGCGCGACATCAACGCGGGCGACGACACCGGCGGCGCGGTCGAGCCCGTCACGCGGCGCTACGCGAGCCTCTGGATCGACCACGGCGTCAACCCCGTGAACGCCTCCTACGCGTACACGGTGCTGCCGGGCGCGGCGCGCGAGCAGACGCGGAGGTACCGGGGGCGGCGTCCCGTGCGGGTGGCCGCCAACACCGCCGAGTTGCAGGCCGTGCGGGCGCGGGGGCTGCTCGCGGCCGTGTTCTGGACGGCCGGGACCATCGGGGAGATCGCGGTGGACGCGCCGTGCGTGGTGATCGTGCGGCGCGCCGGCGGGCGGGTGGCCGTTGCGGTGGCCGACCCGAGCCGGACGGTGGACGTCGTGACGATCACGCTCGGCCACCCGGTGCGCGGGCTCATCAGGGCGGACGAAACCGTCACGGCACGGGCCGGGGAGCCGACCGCCGTGACCGTCGAGCTCGGCGGGTCGCTCGGCGCGACCCACACCTTCGAGTTCGGGCTCAGCGCGAACGGGCCACGCAGCCCTCGATGTGATCGTTGA
- a CDS encoding DNA-3-methyladenine glycosylase I, with protein sequence MAGNAAYIAYHDDEWGRPLTGDDAVFERVALEAFQSGLSWLTILRKRENFRAAFDRFSIVKVAAYTEQDVERLLGDEGIVRNRAKIEAVVGNARAAMDLSEGLSDLVWRYADPDAPVPRSMADVPATTPGSKALAKELKKHGFRFVGPTTAYALMQAIGLVNDHIEGCVARSR encoded by the coding sequence ATGGCGGGCAACGCCGCCTACATCGCCTACCACGACGACGAGTGGGGCCGCCCGCTCACGGGCGACGACGCGGTCTTCGAGCGAGTGGCCCTGGAGGCGTTCCAGTCGGGCCTGTCGTGGCTGACGATCCTGCGCAAGCGGGAGAACTTCCGCGCGGCCTTCGACCGGTTCTCGATCGTCAAGGTGGCCGCGTACACCGAGCAGGACGTCGAGCGCCTGCTCGGCGACGAGGGCATCGTGCGCAACCGGGCAAAGATCGAGGCCGTGGTCGGCAACGCCAGGGCCGCCATGGACCTGTCCGAGGGCCTGTCGGACCTGGTGTGGCGCTACGCCGACCCGGACGCGCCCGTGCCGAGGAGCATGGCCGACGTGCCCGCCACCACGCCCGGCTCCAAGGCGCTGGCCAAGGAGCTGAAGAAGCACGGCTTCAGGTTCGTCGGCCCGACCACGGCCTACGCGTTGATGCAGGCCATCGGCCTGGTCAACGATCACATCGAGGGCTGCGTGGCCCGTTCGCGCTGA
- a CDS encoding LOG family protein: MNICVFCASSLNIDKKYIDLAGHVGAELAKRGHTLVSGGATVSCMGAVGSAARAGGGRTIGVIPQVLVDIEVADEESDELIVTTDMRERKGIMDARSDAFLVLPGGIGTLEELFEIWTARVLGMHDRPLVILDPWGLYDPLKQLMNHLYDEGFTRPDVFDAISWTSTVEEAFAHLEARAQPVRPSVAELGEAVG; encoded by the coding sequence GTGAATATCTGCGTCTTCTGCGCCTCCAGCCTGAACATCGACAAGAAGTACATCGACCTGGCCGGACACGTGGGCGCCGAGCTCGCCAAGCGGGGCCACACCCTGGTGAGCGGCGGCGCCACCGTCTCCTGCATGGGCGCGGTCGGCTCCGCGGCCCGCGCGGGCGGCGGACGCACGATCGGCGTGATCCCGCAGGTGCTGGTGGACATCGAGGTGGCGGACGAGGAGTCCGACGAGCTGATCGTCACCACCGACATGCGCGAGCGCAAGGGGATCATGGACGCCCGCTCCGACGCGTTCCTCGTGCTGCCCGGTGGCATCGGCACGCTGGAGGAGCTGTTCGAGATCTGGACCGCGCGGGTGCTCGGCATGCACGACCGCCCCCTGGTGATCCTCGACCCCTGGGGTCTGTACGACCCGCTCAAGCAGCTGATGAACCACCTGTACGACGAGGGCTTCACCCGGCCCGACGTCTTCGACGCGATCTCCTGGACCTCCACGGTGGAGGAGGCGTTCGCCCACCTGGAGGCGCGTGCGCAGCCGGTCCGGCCCAGCGTCGCCGAACTCGGCGAGGCGGTCGGCTGA
- a CDS encoding LOG family protein — protein sequence MEQSRPERRQGQAVVRGRLVPSSTHDQRLLARQGSSDWVHMDPWRVLRIQAEFVEGFGQLAELPPAVTVFGSARTPDGTPEYRQGRELGQALAEAGYAVITGGGPGVMEAANRGASEVDGAMSVGLGIELPFEQRMNDYVDLGIEFRYFFVRKTMFVKYSCGFIALPGGFGTLDELFEALTLVQTHKVTSFPVVLMGSEFWGGLLDWIKGTLLGTGKIAPQDLDLITVTDDVNEAVRIIVDADLARSRQREEELEAAAAQFAEPQ from the coding sequence ATGGAACAGTCACGTCCTGAACGCCGTCAGGGCCAGGCGGTCGTACGCGGCCGCCTGGTGCCCAGCTCCACGCACGACCAGCGCCTGCTCGCCCGCCAGGGGTCGTCCGACTGGGTTCACATGGACCCGTGGCGGGTGCTGCGGATCCAGGCCGAGTTCGTGGAGGGGTTCGGCCAGCTCGCCGAGCTGCCGCCGGCGGTCACGGTCTTCGGCTCCGCCCGCACCCCCGACGGGACGCCCGAATACCGGCAGGGCCGCGAGCTCGGCCAGGCGCTGGCCGAGGCGGGCTACGCGGTGATCACGGGCGGCGGCCCGGGCGTCATGGAGGCCGCCAACCGCGGCGCGAGCGAGGTGGACGGCGCGATGTCGGTCGGGCTCGGCATCGAGCTCCCGTTCGAGCAGCGCATGAACGACTATGTCGACCTCGGCATCGAGTTCCGCTACTTCTTCGTGCGCAAGACGATGTTCGTCAAGTACTCGTGCGGCTTCATCGCCCTGCCCGGCGGCTTCGGCACGCTGGACGAGCTGTTCGAGGCGCTGACGCTGGTGCAGACCCACAAGGTCACCTCCTTCCCCGTGGTCCTGATGGGCTCGGAGTTCTGGGGCGGGCTGCTCGACTGGATCAAGGGCACCCTGCTCGGCACCGGCAAGATCGCCCCCCAGGACCTCGACCTGATCACCGTCACCGACGACGTGAACGAGGCCGTGCGCATCATCGTGGACGCCGACCTGGCCCGCTCCAGGCAGCGCGAGGAGGAGCTGGAAGCCGCCGCGGCCCAGTTCGCCGAGCCCCAGTAG
- the dapE gene encoding succinyl-diaminopimelate desuccinylase — MLDLTQDVRALTAAIVDIESVSGDERALADAVEVALSALPHLKVDRSGETVVARTELGRSERVLIAGHLDTVPVAANLPSRVEGDLLYGCGTSDMKAGVAVALKLAATVPAPNKDVTYVFYDCEEVEAERNGLNRVARDHPDWLAADFAVLMEPTDGTIEGGCQGTLRADVTVRGKRAHSARSWFGVNAIHGIEPVLARLNAYEARLPVVDGLEYHEGLNAVGVRGGVAGNVIPDLCVVSVNYRFAPDLTVEQAQEHVREVFDGFEVSFVDAAPGARPGLTHPVAAAFTAAVGGTPRAKLGWTDVARFSALGVPAVNYGPGDPNLAHQQGEYVSLTKIVESERAMLDWLTK, encoded by the coding sequence ATGCTTGATCTCACACAGGACGTACGCGCGCTGACCGCGGCGATCGTGGACATCGAGTCGGTGAGCGGCGACGAGCGGGCGCTGGCCGACGCGGTCGAGGTGGCGCTGTCCGCGCTGCCGCACCTCAAGGTCGACAGGTCGGGCGAGACGGTCGTGGCCCGCACCGAGCTGGGCAGGTCCGAGCGGGTGCTGATCGCCGGGCACCTCGACACCGTCCCCGTCGCCGCCAACCTGCCCAGCCGGGTGGAGGGCGACCTGCTCTACGGGTGCGGCACGTCCGACATGAAGGCCGGCGTGGCGGTCGCGCTCAAGCTCGCGGCCACCGTCCCCGCCCCCAACAAGGACGTCACGTACGTCTTCTACGACTGCGAGGAGGTCGAGGCCGAGCGCAACGGCCTCAACCGCGTGGCCAGGGACCACCCCGACTGGCTGGCGGCCGACTTCGCGGTGCTCATGGAGCCGACCGACGGGACGATCGAGGGCGGCTGCCAGGGCACGCTGCGCGCCGATGTCACCGTCAGGGGCAAGCGGGCCCACAGCGCCAGGTCGTGGTTCGGGGTCAACGCCATTCACGGGATCGAGCCGGTCCTGGCCAGGCTGAACGCGTACGAGGCGCGGCTGCCGGTGGTCGACGGCCTCGAATACCACGAGGGCCTCAACGCCGTCGGCGTCCGGGGCGGGGTCGCGGGCAACGTCATCCCCGACCTGTGCGTGGTGTCCGTCAACTACCGGTTCGCTCCCGATCTGACGGTCGAGCAGGCGCAGGAGCACGTACGCGAGGTCTTCGACGGGTTCGAGGTGAGCTTCGTGGACGCCGCGCCCGGGGCCAGGCCGGGGCTGACGCACCCGGTGGCGGCGGCCTTCACCGCGGCCGTCGGCGGCACGCCGCGCGCCAAGCTGGGCTGGACGGACGTCGCCCGTTTCTCCGCGCTCGGGGTGCCCGCCGTGAACTACGGTCCCGGGGATCCGAACCTGGCGCACCAGCAGGGCGAGTACGTGTCGCTGACGAAGATCGTCGAGAGCGAGCGGGCCATGCTCGACTGGCTCACAAAATGA
- a CDS encoding 2,3,4,5-tetrahydropyridine-2,6-dicarboxylate N-succinyltransferase: MSDVSTTSAISPVVDELWERRAELSPADAEARRLIVGAVDLLDRGEARAARLEGGEVVVDERAKRAILLSFKVLGMARSQVGDFQHHDRVPLKSSLDGVRVVPGAIARWGSYLAPGVVLMPSFTNIGAYVDEGTMVDTWATVGSCAQIGKNVHLSGGAGIGGVLEPPNAVPVVVGDGALIGSRSMIVEGARVGEGAVVGAGTILSGSIPVIDVQTGEELARGHVPAWCVAVGGTRQKEFPGGTFGLPCVLVLKRLEPGQRHDKAALNDVLREHGVNT, encoded by the coding sequence ATGAGTGACGTGAGCACCACCTCAGCGATTTCCCCGGTGGTGGACGAGTTGTGGGAGCGCCGGGCGGAGCTGTCGCCGGCCGACGCCGAGGCGCGCCGGCTGATCGTCGGCGCCGTCGACCTGCTCGACAGGGGCGAGGCCAGGGCCGCGCGCCTGGAGGGTGGCGAGGTGGTCGTGGACGAACGCGCCAAACGGGCCATCCTGCTCAGCTTCAAGGTGCTCGGCATGGCGCGCTCGCAGGTGGGCGACTTCCAGCATCACGACCGGGTCCCGCTCAAGAGCTCGCTCGACGGCGTGCGTGTGGTGCCCGGCGCGATCGCCCGCTGGGGCTCGTACCTGGCGCCCGGGGTGGTGCTGATGCCGTCGTTCACGAACATCGGCGCGTACGTGGACGAGGGGACCATGGTGGACACCTGGGCCACCGTCGGCTCGTGCGCGCAGATCGGGAAGAACGTCCACCTGTCGGGCGGGGCGGGCATCGGCGGCGTGCTGGAGCCGCCCAACGCCGTGCCGGTCGTCGTCGGCGACGGCGCGCTGATCGGCAGCCGCTCGATGATCGTCGAGGGCGCCCGGGTGGGCGAGGGCGCGGTCGTCGGCGCCGGCACGATCCTGTCCGGCTCGATCCCGGTGATCGACGTGCAGACCGGCGAGGAGCTGGCCCGCGGCCACGTCCCTGCGTGGTGCGTGGCGGTCGGCGGCACCCGGCAGAAGGAGTTCCCCGGCGGCACGTTCGGCCTGCCGTGCGTGCTGGTGCTCAAGCGCCTGGAGCCGGGGCAGCGACACGACAAGGCGGCGCTCAACGACGTGCTGCGCGAACACGGAGTGAACACCTGA